From Arcticibacter tournemirensis, one genomic window encodes:
- the ltrA gene encoding group II intron reverse transcriptase/maturase yields MIEKNLTDTNTRVDELLEQLLDRQNLNAAYVQVVGNRGAGGIDKMGVESLGDYLREHKEKLLTSIKQGSYYPSAVRRVEIPKDNGSKRMLGIPTVVDRLIQQGISQILTPIYEPEFSDHSYGFRPGRNAHQALIKCKEYIQQGYNYSVDMDLEKFFDTVNHSKLIELLSRTIKDGRLISLIHRYLRAGVEINGRTIVTTEGVPQGGPLSPLLSNIMLDELDKELESRGHKFVRYADDLMILCRSKRSASRVMESITKFVEGKLMLKVNKEKSVVRHVSTIKFLGYSFYNYRGESRLRIHPKSLGKMKARIKGLTGRSRGWSDEQRILYLREYLTGWMHYFKLADMGTKLGQLDMWYRRRLRMVKWKQWKHSKSKIRNLVQLGVSKYKAYEWAHTRKSYWHTAKSWILTTTLSNYYLKQLGYPSLLAEYKRVCVTT; encoded by the coding sequence ATGATTGAAAAGAACCTCACAGACACAAACACACGAGTAGATGAACTGTTAGAACAACTTCTTGACCGTCAGAACCTAAATGCTGCCTATGTACAAGTGGTCGGTAATCGTGGTGCTGGAGGTATCGATAAGATGGGCGTCGAATCCCTTGGGGATTATCTTAGAGAGCATAAGGAGAAACTTTTAACATCCATCAAGCAAGGGAGTTACTATCCTTCTGCAGTAAGACGTGTTGAAATTCCTAAAGACAATGGGTCAAAGCGAATGCTGGGCATCCCAACAGTAGTTGATCGGCTCATCCAGCAGGGCATTAGTCAAATCCTGACACCAATCTACGAACCTGAATTCAGTGACCACAGCTATGGTTTTCGTCCGGGTCGCAACGCGCATCAAGCGCTTATCAAATGCAAGGAATACATTCAACAGGGGTATAATTATTCCGTAGACATGGACTTAGAGAAGTTCTTCGATACGGTGAATCACAGTAAACTGATTGAATTATTATCACGCACGATCAAAGACGGAAGACTGATCTCACTTATCCATCGATACTTGAGAGCAGGTGTAGAAATAAACGGAAGGACTATAGTAACTACAGAAGGTGTACCTCAAGGAGGCCCACTAAGCCCACTTTTGAGCAATATTATGCTTGATGAACTGGACAAAGAACTGGAATCTCGAGGACACAAATTTGTACGTTACGCTGATGACCTTATGATACTTTGTCGTAGTAAACGGAGTGCCTCACGGGTTATGGAATCGATCACAAAATTTGTTGAAGGTAAGCTGATGCTTAAAGTCAATAAAGAGAAAAGCGTCGTTCGTCATGTATCCACGATTAAATTTCTAGGCTATAGTTTCTACAATTACAGAGGGGAGTCGCGCTTACGTATTCACCCTAAAAGTCTAGGGAAGATGAAAGCTAGGATTAAAGGACTAACGGGCCGCAGTCGAGGTTGGAGCGATGAACAGCGAATTCTCTACTTGAGGGAATACCTCACAGGCTGGATGCACTACTTTAAACTAGCGGACATGGGGACGAAACTGGGGCAACTGGATATGTGGTACCGTCGTAGGCTACGTATGGTCAAATGGAAACAATGGAAACATAGCAAGTCTAAAATTAGGAACTTAGTACAACTAGGCGTAAGTAAGTACAAGGCGTACGAATGGGCACATACAAGGAAAAGTTACTGGCACACAGCAAAAAGCTGGATACTGACAACAACCCTTTCCAACTACTATCTTAAACAACTGGGATACCCATCTTTACTGGCAGAATACAAGCGAGTTTGTGTTACAACTTAG
- a CDS encoding helix-turn-helix domain-containing protein, with the protein MATIDFITREDLENFKQELLAELRRPSFRAPKQEQQKEWLKSYEVRKLLGISPNTLQSLRLNGTLPFTRVGGLIYYAYEDIRKLMEDRKK; encoded by the coding sequence ATGGCAACGATTGATTTTATTACACGTGAAGATCTGGAAAACTTCAAGCAGGAGCTTCTAGCTGAATTAAGAAGACCGTCATTCAGGGCACCAAAGCAGGAGCAACAAAAGGAATGGCTTAAAAGCTACGAAGTACGAAAGTTGCTGGGAATATCTCCTAACACCTTGCAAAGTCTGAGATTGAATGGCACACTGCCTTTTACCCGGGTGGGTGGGCTGATCTACTACGCTTATGAGGATATCCGAAAGTTGATGGAGGATCGCAAGAAGTGA
- a CDS encoding helix-turn-helix domain-containing protein: protein MATIEFITREDLESFKQELFAELRRPSFRPPKQEQQKEWLKSYEVRKLLGISANTLKSLRDNGTLPSTKVGGLIYYAYEDIRKLMEPKK, encoded by the coding sequence ATGGCAACGATCGAATTCATCACCCGTGAGGACTTGGAAAGTTTCAAGCAAGAACTTTTCGCCGAATTAAGGCGTCCATCTTTCAGACCACCAAAACAAGAGCAGCAGAAAGAATGGCTAAAAAGCTACGAGGTTAGAAAGCTATTAGGAATCTCGGCTAATACCCTTAAGAGCCTCCGAGACAATGGCACTCTGCCATCTACAAAGGTAGGTGGGCTGATATATTATGCATATGAGGATATCAGAAAGCTGATGGAGCCTAAGAAATAA
- the tnpB gene encoding IS66 family insertion sequence element accessory protein TnpB (TnpB, as the term is used for proteins encoded by IS66 family insertion elements, is considered an accessory protein, since TnpC, encoded by a neighboring gene, is a DDE family transposase.) yields MSLLSLPAHVHYYLYAGHADMRRTFEGLCDLVRNEMQADPLDHQVYIFINRRGTQVKLLLWEGDGFSIYHKRLEAGTFERPAATGNGQQVIISRTSLQLILQGVRLQSVSYRKRYERKPSS; encoded by the coding sequence ATGAGCCTGCTGTCCCTTCCGGCCCATGTCCACTATTATTTATATGCCGGCCATGCCGACATGCGGCGGACCTTTGAAGGCTTGTGCGACCTGGTACGCAATGAAATGCAGGCAGATCCCCTGGACCATCAGGTCTATATCTTCATTAACCGGCGGGGCACGCAGGTCAAATTATTATTATGGGAAGGCGACGGCTTCAGCATTTATCACAAGCGGCTGGAGGCAGGCACCTTTGAAAGGCCGGCGGCCACCGGCAACGGGCAGCAGGTGATCATCAGCCGAACCTCCCTGCAACTGATCCTTCAGGGGGTAAGGCTGCAGAGTGTAAGTTACCGCAAGCGGTATGAGCGAAAGCCTTCCTCTTAA
- the tnpA gene encoding IS66 family insertion sequence element accessory protein TnpA, whose product MEANKSYSKEERDYHVEQWRSSGKSQKAYSLEAGIPVVSLHYWIYGKKKKGKE is encoded by the coding sequence ATGGAAGCCAACAAATCGTACAGCAAAGAAGAACGGGATTATCATGTAGAACAATGGCGCAGCAGCGGCAAGAGCCAGAAAGCTTACAGCCTGGAAGCCGGCATTCCGGTCGTGTCGCTTCATTACTGGATTTATGGAAAGAAAAAGAAGGGAAAAGAATGA
- a CDS encoding tetratricopeptide repeat protein: MALHDDLMDRGNYLEAMSSLKNFLKNNPVDKFSWLKLAECCFHINDLSLAFEYVNTAINIDNQFVDAYNLKAVILIQTGSNNNDIECYREALLCIERVLCLDNMNYDAYRNKGAALNRVGSLTGDASKFLLAIETSDFAICLDKEDDAPYYNKSQALLGLASKTENIEFALQALEVSQEGLKNTGESDILYESSGSALAFIGDERDDLTALDQAFSFYQKALSFGETPVRLANFLSLKVLIGEKRKDIELLDSVLDYYELTEDDIWRITKKANVLWVLGKVQEDVKFAELAISELDKAIQIDSSNRHVFFKKGKILLWIGNYLKKEEIIKEAILHFEYAISFDSSYPAYHCEQARALLSASLLKHDVTKLNSAIICLDRALELNNQHSSSLELKGDVCYELAKQTENLNTFYAALKHYDDALAIDSQQSRIYIQQGNIYSRISVMGEERRSDALRHYLRALYIDFYSFNEPYFLIRFLLNNFDLRFLANRLINLHPFLKTGLSEAIDYRSVEIEYSWFLNDLALLHVELEKELPGVEVSWSFNIMKAIMLYIGGDPLAAFEIHDYLLDNIDSNDLQHQYYYNLCARDILHPDRVPILKYALNISEIEARKVVGDHQQTYYAACIFMIDQQYVKASEILQNLFFRHNYLPALYKLIECYQFLNMNDDLQKIADEQRQNLSSDERKSFSSKQSIRRRFEENKIAFEKGPGWFILENDIDDKLKRLEEEKKVITRSGYIFNPGKNDSIVLPAGALFHVNPNYLENLEVRCKEAMLDIYKEVINTSSLEGKSSWLAEYLNAHMKNEKDYYGRVLFGDYADLLVLLFLKEAISETEYILISTYLGLKAKLYNKGKNNRALTIASKALLSEIVRPLTTALSYSAPAFPIALILRLIFDHKDEERIREMNFIYFEMHYEEIRKLSSNPNWLKDTDSKWEEFIKDLLPNDQDLSGLDLN; the protein is encoded by the coding sequence ATGGCCTTACACGATGATCTAATGGATAGGGGTAATTACCTCGAAGCGATGTCCTCACTGAAAAATTTCCTTAAAAACAATCCAGTTGACAAATTCTCTTGGCTAAAGTTAGCAGAATGTTGTTTTCATATTAATGATTTAAGTTTGGCATTTGAATATGTTAATACTGCTATTAATATTGACAATCAATTTGTTGATGCATATAATTTAAAAGCAGTTATCTTAATACAAACCGGATCCAACAACAATGATATAGAATGCTATCGCGAAGCATTGCTTTGTATTGAAAGAGTATTGTGTCTTGACAATATGAATTACGACGCTTATCGCAATAAAGGAGCCGCATTGAATCGAGTCGGCTCTCTAACGGGCGATGCTTCAAAATTTCTACTGGCAATAGAAACCAGTGATTTTGCCATCTGTCTTGATAAAGAAGATGATGCTCCTTACTACAATAAGTCCCAGGCTCTATTAGGCTTGGCTTCTAAAACCGAAAATATTGAATTTGCTTTACAAGCATTGGAAGTGAGCCAGGAAGGTTTAAAGAATACAGGTGAGAGTGATATTCTTTATGAATCATCTGGATCTGCGTTGGCATTCATTGGCGACGAAAGAGACGATCTTACTGCATTAGATCAGGCTTTTTCTTTCTATCAGAAAGCACTATCATTTGGGGAAACTCCTGTCAGGCTGGCAAACTTTTTATCACTGAAGGTTCTTATTGGGGAAAAAAGAAAGGACATTGAACTTCTTGATTCAGTCCTTGATTACTACGAGCTGACGGAAGATGACATTTGGCGGATCACGAAGAAAGCAAATGTCTTGTGGGTCTTAGGAAAAGTTCAAGAAGATGTAAAATTTGCAGAACTTGCTATTTCCGAGCTGGATAAGGCAATACAAATCGATTCCTCAAATAGACATGTCTTTTTTAAAAAGGGGAAAATATTGCTATGGATAGGTAACTATTTAAAAAAAGAGGAAATAATAAAAGAAGCTATCCTTCACTTTGAATACGCCATATCTTTTGATTCCTCGTACCCGGCATATCATTGTGAACAGGCAAGAGCATTACTTTCGGCTTCCTTGTTAAAACACGATGTCACAAAACTCAACTCTGCTATCATATGTTTAGATCGTGCTCTTGAATTGAACAACCAACATTCTTCTTCTCTGGAACTAAAAGGTGATGTATGTTATGAATTAGCAAAACAAACAGAGAATCTGAATACGTTTTACGCGGCATTAAAACACTATGACGATGCACTCGCAATTGATAGCCAACAAAGTAGAATTTATATTCAACAGGGGAATATTTATTCACGGATTAGTGTCATGGGCGAAGAGAGAAGATCTGATGCGCTAAGACACTACTTGAGAGCACTTTATATTGATTTTTATTCTTTTAATGAACCATATTTTCTTATTCGCTTCCTCTTGAATAATTTCGACCTCCGTTTTTTAGCAAACCGGTTGATAAACCTTCATCCTTTCCTTAAAACTGGTCTTAGTGAAGCGATTGATTATAGGAGCGTGGAAATTGAGTATTCCTGGTTCCTAAATGATCTTGCTCTTTTGCACGTTGAACTTGAGAAAGAGCTGCCTGGTGTCGAAGTTAGCTGGTCTTTTAATATAATGAAAGCTATAATGTTATACATTGGAGGAGATCCTCTTGCTGCCTTTGAGATACATGATTACTTGCTTGATAATATCGATTCAAATGATCTTCAACATCAGTATTATTATAATTTATGTGCCAGAGATATTTTGCATCCAGACCGCGTGCCTATCTTAAAGTACGCATTAAATATTTCAGAGATTGAAGCACGTAAGGTAGTTGGAGATCATCAACAAACTTATTATGCTGCCTGTATTTTCATGATCGATCAGCAATATGTTAAAGCATCAGAGATTCTCCAAAACTTATTTTTTCGGCATAACTATCTTCCCGCGTTGTACAAATTGATAGAATGTTATCAATTTTTAAACATGAATGATGACCTTCAAAAAATTGCCGATGAACAACGTCAAAACCTATCTTCGGATGAACGAAAATCATTTTCTTCTAAACAGTCGATCCGCAGAAGATTTGAAGAAAATAAAATCGCATTTGAAAAAGGGCCGGGATGGTTCATTCTTGAAAACGATATTGACGATAAATTAAAAAGGCTTGAGGAAGAAAAAAAAGTTATCACCCGGTCAGGGTATATATTCAACCCGGGAAAGAATGATTCCATAGTTTTACCGGCAGGCGCTCTTTTTCACGTAAACCCTAATTATTTGGAGAACTTGGAAGTTCGTTGCAAAGAAGCTATGCTCGATATATATAAAGAAGTTATAAATACTAGCTCTCTTGAGGGTAAATCATCTTGGCTAGCCGAATACCTCAACGCCCACATGAAAAATGAAAAGGATTATTACGGCAGGGTTTTGTTTGGGGATTATGCGGATCTTCTGGTTCTTTTATTTCTTAAAGAGGCTATTTCGGAAACTGAATATATTCTTATCAGTACTTATCTGGGCTTGAAAGCCAAACTATATAACAAAGGGAAAAACAACCGGGCTTTAACAATTGCATCTAAAGCTCTTTTAAGCGAAATAGTTAGACCTCTTACTACAGCTTTAAGTTATTCCGCACCTGCTTTTCCAATTGCTCTTATTCTGAGGCTTATTTTCGACCACAAAGACGAAGAAAGAATAAGAGAAATGAATTTTATTTATTTTGAGATGCATTACGAGGAGATTAGAAAATTATCTTCTAACCCAAACTGGCTAAAAGACACGGATTCTAAATGGGAAGAATTTATAAAGGATCTTCTTCCAAATGATCAAGATCTTTCAGGCCTTGATTTAAACTAA
- a CDS encoding reverse transcriptase family protein produces MLDTPKLLRILGISSKELEGLLKGIDEFYYLKSSPKLNKKTGLPLIAKNGKPRTRDLYPSIKLLKTVQQRIYHRFLKSIKLPAYAFGGISKRDNVLNAKMHQGNKFFFNTDLRNFYPGITHQQVFDMFVRNKIPLEAASILTKLTTYKGMLPQGTPTSPYLANLVFVSVGKKIQILADEHGLTFTTFVDDIAVSGKNDFKPLVNTIIDLLINNGFKISHDKTFYQTKRPKVTNVIVANNGIYLDSSYKEKILTFEDPLSAAARGTLNYYDRVKKISRTKKSRFKSKLGF; encoded by the coding sequence ATGTTGGATACCCCTAAGCTTCTACGGATATTAGGAATTTCATCTAAGGAATTAGAAGGGCTGCTTAAGGGCATTGATGAATTTTATTATTTAAAGAGTAGTCCTAAATTAAATAAGAAGACCGGTCTGCCGTTAATTGCGAAAAATGGAAAGCCAAGAACCCGTGATCTTTATCCAAGCATAAAACTATTAAAAACTGTACAGCAACGTATTTATCATAGATTTCTTAAATCGATAAAATTGCCAGCTTATGCATTCGGCGGGATTTCAAAAAGAGATAACGTTTTGAATGCAAAAATGCATCAGGGTAATAAATTTTTCTTCAATACTGATCTTCGAAATTTTTATCCCGGAATAACACACCAGCAGGTTTTTGATATGTTTGTAAGAAATAAGATCCCGCTGGAGGCTGCTAGTATTCTTACTAAGCTAACAACCTACAAGGGTATGTTACCTCAAGGAACCCCGACATCCCCTTATTTGGCGAATTTGGTTTTTGTAAGCGTCGGGAAAAAAATTCAGATACTCGCGGATGAACATGGTTTGACCTTTACAACCTTTGTTGATGATATTGCCGTTTCAGGGAAAAACGATTTTAAACCCCTTGTTAATACAATTATAGATTTATTAATAAATAATGGGTTTAAGATTAGTCATGACAAAACGTTTTATCAGACTAAGCGTCCGAAGGTTACTAATGTCATTGTAGCGAACAACGGTATATATCTTGACTCAAGTTATAAAGAGAAGATACTCACTTTCGAAGATCCCCTTTCAGCAGCAGCAAGGGGCACTCTGAATTATTATGACAGAGTAAAAAAAATCAGCAGAACAAAAAAATCGCGTTTTAAAAGCAAATTAGGGTTTTAA
- a CDS encoding site-specific integrase, with protein MKTQSFGVHFTIRADKIKDGKAPVYACVTVSKKRSYIALKQTIDVKNWDNARGILRGNREEVKKVNNYLQEVRVAIATCFQQLQLKGKMVSADAIKNAFLGTAEEVYTLKTLIDYHNETAVSSLKWSTLKHYYVTQRYLEKFLQEKFKAKDLYLTELNYKFINDFETFLRNHQPKDHQKPLNNNGIMKHLIRLKKMVHLAVRLEWITKDPFINYKMKILKVTREHLSAHELSMIETKKFPVERIDMVRDLFVFCCYTGLAYVDVIKLTPDNIVEMDKGEFWVRTFRQKTEAPVNMPLLPKAMEIIRKYKGNIRSEASGTIFPVISNQKVNAYLKEIADLCGIKKNITFHLARHTFATTVTLSNGVPIETVSRMLGHTKIATTQIYAKVLEKKISEDMAALKKKLAC; from the coding sequence ATGAAAACACAATCGTTCGGAGTTCATTTTACGATCAGAGCAGACAAAATTAAGGATGGAAAAGCACCTGTGTACGCCTGCGTGACCGTCAGCAAAAAAAGAAGTTACATCGCCCTGAAGCAGACCATTGATGTGAAGAACTGGGATAATGCCAGGGGGATACTTCGTGGTAACCGGGAAGAGGTGAAAAAAGTGAACAATTACTTACAGGAGGTTCGTGTAGCCATTGCTACCTGCTTCCAGCAGTTGCAGTTGAAGGGAAAGATGGTTTCGGCTGATGCCATCAAGAATGCCTTTCTTGGAACAGCTGAAGAGGTTTATACATTAAAGACCCTGATCGATTATCACAATGAAACTGCGGTATCTTCTTTGAAATGGAGCACTTTGAAGCATTATTATGTCACGCAGCGGTATCTGGAAAAATTCCTGCAAGAAAAATTCAAAGCGAAAGATCTCTATCTTACGGAATTGAACTACAAGTTCATCAATGACTTTGAAACTTTTCTCCGGAATCACCAACCTAAGGACCATCAGAAGCCCCTGAACAATAACGGCATCATGAAGCACCTGATCCGGTTAAAAAAAATGGTTCATCTGGCTGTAAGGCTGGAATGGATAACCAAAGATCCGTTTATTAACTACAAGATGAAGATTTTGAAGGTGACAAGAGAGCATCTCTCAGCGCATGAACTTTCAATGATTGAAACTAAGAAATTCCCTGTTGAGCGGATTGATATGGTAAGAGACCTGTTTGTTTTCTGTTGCTATACTGGTTTGGCCTATGTGGATGTCATTAAACTGACTCCTGATAATATTGTTGAAATGGATAAGGGAGAATTTTGGGTGCGGACGTTCCGGCAAAAGACCGAAGCCCCGGTCAATATGCCGTTGCTTCCGAAAGCGATGGAGATCATCAGGAAGTATAAAGGCAATATCCGTTCGGAAGCCTCCGGTACTATCTTTCCGGTAATATCGAATCAAAAGGTAAATGCGTATCTCAAGGAAATCGCGGATCTGTGTGGTATTAAAAAGAATATTACTTTCCATTTAGCGCGTCATACTTTTGCAACCACGGTAACGCTTTCTAATGGTGTTCCTATCGAAACGGTCAGCCGCATGCTGGGGCATACTAAAATTGCCACTACTCAGATTTATGCAAAGGTGCTGGAGAAGAAGATCAGTGAAGATATGGCGGCGCTTAAAAAGAAGCTGGCTTGTTGA
- a CDS encoding helix-turn-helix domain-containing protein encodes MDIGNTIKKIRIKKGYKQNEFAEKCQLTQAYLSKIENNQKEPTINVLKAIAFNLETPLPVLFFHSLTVDDIEPKKRDAFEIILPSIKGMIESFF; translated from the coding sequence ATGGACATAGGTAATACTATAAAGAAAATAAGAATTAAGAAAGGTTATAAACAAAATGAGTTTGCTGAAAAATGTCAGCTTACTCAAGCTTACCTTTCTAAAATTGAGAACAACCAGAAGGAACCGACGATTAACGTATTAAAAGCTATTGCATTTAATTTGGAAACACCGTTGCCTGTGCTTTTTTTTCATTCACTCACGGTTGACGATATTGAGCCGAAGAAACGTGACGCTTTTGAGATAATTTTGCCTTCAATAAAGGGGATGATTGAATCATTCTTTTAG